A portion of the Manihot esculenta cultivar AM560-2 chromosome 2, M.esculenta_v8, whole genome shotgun sequence genome contains these proteins:
- the LOC110609786 gene encoding protein N-lysine methyltransferase METTL21A yields the protein MASVLGESEVEDDEMTEMGSYRGKVKVLRDDQESPAEEIMLLWGIQQPTFSKPNSFVSQSSLQLRLDACGRSLSILQSPSSLGAPGVTGSVMWDSGVVLGKFLEHAVDSKMLMLQGKKVVELGAGCGLVGCIAALLGAQVAFTDLPDRLRLLKKNVEANLRDGDLRGSAVVKELIWGDEPDRDLMEPLPDYILGSDVIYSEEAVMDLLDTLTQLCGFQTTIFLAGELRNDTVLEYFLEAAMKVFVIGRVEQTQWHPDYCSSRVVLYVLTKK from the exons ATGGCAAGTGTTCTTGGTGAATCGGAAGTGGAGGACGATGAGATGACAGAAATGGGATCCTACAGAGGGAAAGTGAAAGTGTTGAGGGACGATCAAGAATCCCCTGCCGAGGAGATAATGCTTCTCTGGGGAATCCAACAGCCTACTTTTTCCAAACCCAATTCTTTCGTCTCCCAATCCTCTCTCCAACTCCGCCTTGACGCCTGTGGCCGCTCTCTCTCCATTCTTCAGTCTCCTTCTTCTTTG GGTGCACCTGGAGTAACTGGTTCGGTGATGTGGGATAGTGGAGTTGTATTGGGGAAGTTCTTGGAGCATGCTGTGGATTCGAAGATGCTTATGCTTCAAGGAAAGAAGGTTGTTGAGTTGGGTGCTGGATGCGGATTGGTAGG CTGCATTGCAGCTCTATTGGGTGCTCAAGTTGCATTCACTGATCTCCCTGATAGATTGAGACTACTGAAGAAGAATGTTGAAGCTAATTTGAGAGATGGAGATTTGCGAGGCTCTGCAGTTGTGAAAGAACTCATATGGGGTGATGAGCCCGACCGAGATTTGATGGAACCTCTACCTGATTACA TTCTAGGGTCAGATGTGATCTATAGTGAAGAGGCTGTGATGGATTTGTTGGACACATTAACGCAACTATGTGGATTCCAAACAACGATATTTTTGGCTGGAGAACTTCGGAATG ATACTGTACTTGAATACTTTCTAGAGGCTGCAATGAAGGTTTTTGTGATTGGCCGTGTAGAGCAGACACAGTGGCATCCAGATTATTGCAGCAGCCGGGTGGTGTTGTATGTTCTGACAAAAAAATGA